ACCCAGAGCGAAGCCCTGCCAGAGTTCCAGGGCCGACCCACCCACCCTCTTCATCAGGAATCGCGCtcccatccagcagcagcacgagTTCCTCTGTGCTCACCACGTGGTGGAGGACCATGGGCTGTCGTCAGAGCTCGGAGGAGAAGGAAGCGGCCCGGCGCTCGAGGCGGATCGACCGCCACCTGCGCTCCGAAAGCCAGCGGCAGCGACGTGAGATTaagctcctgctgctgggaaCCAGCAACTCGGGCAAGAGCACTATTGTCAAACAAATGAAGATCATCCACAGCGGAGGCTTCAACCTGGAGGCCTGCAAGGAGTACAAGCCCCTCATCCTGTACAACGCCATCGACTCGCTCACCCGAATTATCCGGGCCCTTACGACGCTCAAGATTGACTTTCACAATCCCGATTGCGCCTACGATGCCGTGCAGCTCTTCGCCCTCACCGGTCCGGCTGAGAGCAAAGGGGAGATCACGCCAGAGCTGTTGGGGGTCATGAAACGCCTTTGGGGTGACTCAGGGGTCCAGGAGTGCTTTCAAAGGTCCAACGAGTACCACTTAGAGGACAACACGGCCTACTACCTGAACGACCTGGACCGCATCTCTGCCCTGGAGTACATCCCTACCGTGGAGGACATCCTGCGCTCCCGTGACATGACCACCGGCATCGTGGAGAACAAATTCACCTTCAAGGAGCTGACCTTCAAGATGGTGGACGTGGGCGGACAGCGCTCggagaggaagaagtggatccACTGCTTCGAGGGCGTTACGGCAATCATATTCTGCGTCGAGCTAAGTGGCTACGACCTCAAACTCTACGAGGACAACCAGACGGTAAGAAAATGCAGAGCAGAACACAGGTTGCAGGAAACACCAGTGAACCTTCTGCAAACCAGGAATTAGGCTGATTTATACAGGCTGTGGACCACAGAATTAGGAAGGCAAAGGTGTGCGTTTCAGGAGAACTCTCCAGAGGACAGCGCGCGGCACACAAAGGCAACGCAGACAGAATTATCAAACCTTGCCGACGGAATCGAAAACACCACCAGAGAAAACCTGCAAACCTGTAATTGGCCACACAGGACTGCAAACAGAAAACATCTAAATGAGAGACACAGACGTACTGAAATGATAAGATGATTAATCATTTGTTTCTCGGTATCAATTCTGGAGCCAAAGATGCCCTTGTAAGCTGTCACATCATAGTTTGTATTTCAGCTGTTAGAAACAGGGAGGAGTCAGTGGAACCAACCAGATAAATGAATTCAATGGTTCTGAGAAAGGA
The sequence above is drawn from the Takifugu rubripes chromosome 6, fTakRub1.2, whole genome shotgun sequence genome and encodes:
- the gnaz gene encoding guanine nucleotide-binding protein G(z) subunit alpha, with the translated sequence MGCRQSSEEKEAARRSRRIDRHLRSESQRQRREIKLLLLGTSNSGKSTIVKQMKIIHSGGFNLEACKEYKPLILYNAIDSLTRIIRALTTLKIDFHNPDCAYDAVQLFALTGPAESKGEITPELLGVMKRLWGDSGVQECFQRSNEYHLEDNTAYYLNDLDRISALEYIPTVEDILRSRDMTTGIVENKFTFKELTFKMVDVGGQRSERKKWIHCFEGVTAIIFCVELSGYDLKLYEDNQTSRMAESLRLFDSICNNNWFTNTSLILFLNKKDLLAEKIKRIPLTVCFPDYKGQNTYEEAAVYVQRQFEDLNRNKETKEIYSHFTCATDTSNIQFVFDAVTDVIIQNNLKYIGLC